The genomic window TAAAGGACACAGTTTTCTACTGATGTCTCATCTAAAGGTTTTTCCACTAATTGAGATGAACttgtataattattttaacTCATCCTCTCCTATCCTGAGGCCGTGTCAGTGACAGGCTGTGTGCATAGTTTAGAATTGCTCTTCAGTATCCCAACAATACGAGCTGGTGCCTGAACTCCAGCAAGCTGCGAACAAAAGCAAGATGGGGACCGCTGACTGCAGTCTGTCCTCTGGAGCAGGGTAGGTTATGTGCAGTGCATTTTTATAGACCAAAACAATTTGCTTTGAAAACGTAGCCGCGCTGTCACGCTATTTCATCTTTTATGATTGCGTGTGTCGACTGGCTATGTACACTAGCTCTCAAAACccttttttcagctttaatcatttatatattttcttttcaaactagCTAACAAAATCAGACGTGGTTATCTTCAAGCTGAGTAGCAGAACAGTCTTTTTATCCATCTTCTTCTATTTTggcttttattaaatttatgaTTTGTCGGCATTTGTGAAAAGTCATACTTCGGGCATTCCGACTTTTCCCCGcattcaaatataaataaaataatgatgctAAAGGCATTAAAGACTACTTGCACCAAAGAAATGTTTGTTCCAAGGAGAAGACCTGGTACATGCTAACTTTCTCCTGCGAGCACACACTTTTTTCTGAATCACACACTACCAGCTTGTGGTGAATGGTGGTGTTTTAAAACTGTACTGCTGACACAGTTTTGAAGTAGAATACCCCATAGGAAAGATGATGATGCACTTAAGTAGTTGGACCACATATCCTGTGCGTACTTTTTGAATTGTCatagctgtattttttaaataccttctcTAATTCCCTTGAGAGCTTGCTTGGGGAATGGAGTAGGGCTTAGATGAAGCATGAAAAGCGAATTTCCAGCGGCCACCACCCCACCTTTAACTCACGGGGCAGCTCGTTTCCCAGCAGGCAGGAATGAATACCTGCCTCGGCCTCTATCCTGCTTCCCAGAAATGAGCTGAGATGACGAGCGTGTGGCCGTGTGCGCAGGCCAGGAAGCGCCGCCTGTCGCAATGGCTCCTGCAGATCCTCGTCACCCTGCCGAGCACAGAGCTGCCCCGCAGCCTCGGCGCCGCCTCTATAAAGCAACGTGCTCCAGCCAGGCCCTCACACATCTTCTTTTGGCCAGGGTGTCAGGTGGGAGGAATACGGGCACGCCGGCAGCACAGGAGGAGGTAGGAGGCCGCCTTGTTGCAAAATGGAAGGAGGGGAGTTGCCAGCAGCGGTTGTCAGCgcctgtgcaatgtgctctcTAAGCTTGCCCAGcactcttctcttctttccctttgtttttcccctctgtgaAGTAAGACGAAGCTCTGAGCGTACTCGAAATGTGCGGTGGTGGGGTTAAGGTGGCAAACCTGGAGAGCGTTACTGTAAGGTGGTGGAGATGTGTCTGGTGGCCCTCATTCATTTCTGTGCAAACAACCCACAGTCCGACTTCTCTGTCCATATGTGAAGGAGACAGAAATATATTGCCTGTGTAACGCTAGCaggaaattttgaaattaaccagtgatattttgttttaaccAGTTTTGTTGAGCAGAACtaattttccttcagatttgCAGTTGGTGAATTTTGTAGCGTTTTGTGTGCAGCCCCGTGTGAGCAGCGAATCTTGCACACAGCCAGTGGGGAAGAgacaaatgctttcaaaatagGAAAATTTGACTGAATGCTGGCAGGAGCTCAAAAGCAATTGCACACTACGAAGAGTTACTCTCAGTTTGGTTTTTCAAGAGACTAAATGTCAGGGCAGCTGCATCTCCTTCAGATGAAATTGTCTGACTGGGGCAGCACTGGTGGTGTGGCTTGCTTTGGCTCGTGTTATCTTGCTTGTTGGAAGTGATTTGTAAGAAacattttgaacttttttttttttttggtattttcacTGTGCATcccacatttattttgaaaactgttaaGGTTCATGTCAGTCAAGATCCGCATCTGAGGTCTTTCCTCGTCGCAAACAGTTTGACATCGCTGCTTATTATACGATTGCTTAAATAGTCAAATCAGTTCATgaagtggtatttttttcttctcatggcTATCTTTAGGGGACAGGGGTATACTTTCAAGGGAATCTGAACTGATGGGTTGGGAGGAATTCAGGATTTTTGCAGTCTTGGTGAAATTCAGAGGCAGGAAATGTCTCACTAAAAGCAGCTCGGTAAGATTGTACCAAGTTAACTTGATTTTATTAGTTCTTTAGAAAACTGGAGGGAAAAACCAGCTGGTCTCAGTGCAGAACAGCAGGGGTGATAGGACTGTTATCCCTGTGAAGCATCAAAAAGGCGGCTACACACGCTGCCGGCTGGGAGGGATGGCAGGGTTCAGCGTCCTCCATGTGGGGTAATCCCCACGGCCGTCCAAGGACGTGTCCAAGGAACTTTATCTTGGTGGAAAATAACCTGTTCACTGTGGGTTGcaaatgttacattttatttttactcttccAGAAACATCGCTTGACTCACTGAAGAATTAAAACTGACAGCACCGCAGAGCCGTGTGGGAGAAAAGGGGATTTTAGACTCAAGCGATACCATCAAGCCTTGAGGAGTAAAGACATTTGGATGGGTTCTCACCAAATGGAAGTTATCTAGAGAGCCCCCAAGACCACTGCATCTCCACATCGTGCTTCTGCTGCGCTGAGACAGTGCTCTTGGCCCTGGACGTTAACAAAATGCTGGATTCAATCAAGTGTGTGCTGGTGGGGGACTCTGCGGTGGGGAAAACCTCTCTCTTGGTACGTTTCACCTCCGAGACTTTTCCAGATGCCTACAGACCCACTGTGTATGAAAATACCGGAGTGGATGTCTTCATGGATGGAGTACAGATTAGCCTCGGTCTCTGGGACACGTCGGGCAGCGATGCCTTCAAAGGCATTCGCCCCCTCTCCTACCAGCAGGCAGATGTAGTGCTAATGTGCTACTCGGTGGCGAACCACAGCTCCTTCCTAAACCTGAGGAACAAGTGGATCGGCGAGATCCGCAACCACTTGCCCCGCATCCCCGTGCTGGTGGTGGCCACTCAGACTGACCAGCGTGACACGGGGCCCTACCGCTCCTCCTGCATCAGCCCAATGGACGGGAAGCGGCTCGCCCAGGACGTGCGAGCCAAGGGCTACCTGGAGTGCTCTGCCCTCAGCAACCGCGGCGTGCAGCAGGTGTTCGAGTACGCCGTGCGGACAGCAGTCAACCAAGCCAAAAGGCAGAACAGGCGGAAGCTCTTCTCCATTAACGAGTGCAAGATCTTCTGAGGGCCGCCGGCGGTGGTTTCGCCTGCGTTCGTTCTCTCTGTCTTCTCACAGAGACACTGCGGCAGAGATAACGGGGGGTGAACCAAAGGAGGACTCCTGGCAGGACCACAGTGCAGGTGCCCCTGCTAAGACAGATGCGTGCTCTCTCTGATCTGTTCCCCCACCCAACACACACGGGCACTATCTAAAAATGACGGGTGCAGGGGAATGCAGCCCTGTGCTTGGACTTTGCTGTCCTGGACTGGAGGATTTACGGACCATAGCCGTGCTGATTTTGTTACTGGTGTTCCTCAGTTGGtggtttgtttgcatttatttaatgaCAAACTTCTGCCTGGATCAGCCTCCCCTCGATATATCTGTCTatgtagagatttttttttttactctaagAACTTAACATATAAAACATGACCGTTGTATATCTATTTAAAAGAGTCTTGTATTTGCTGTTGTAAAATCCTGacactttgttttcatattttggaAATTCTTCCTCATATTTTGGAAGTTCTTCCTCTACCTAACCACAGAAGCAAATCATCTTATCCACACAATAAATGGCCTGCAGGCAAGCCGACCACTTCTTACACATGCCTTAGTTACTGCACAACAGTGACTGAGCCCAGCATGTCCAGCGTAGGAGCGATTAAAACGTATTTGATAGATATTTGTCAGTTGTCCCATGCCTCTGTGAGATTTATGTTGTTATCATAGTCCTCTTCCTAGGAAAATGGAGACCACCTCAGGTCAAAAACAGGATGAAACAGGAGGAACGTAACTCAGTTCTTCCTAGACCTGACCTAATTACAACCCCAGAAGGGCTGGCTTGCAGTCAGGGCTTGTTTAGACACATGGGTGGGGTGGCAGAGACAAATCTGTACTATCTTCACCTCTCATGTCTCCGACATAGTTTTGGAGGCAAAAGATTTCATTCTCCAGGGAT from Anas acuta chromosome 4, bAnaAcu1.1, whole genome shotgun sequence includes these protein-coding regions:
- the RHOH gene encoding rho-related GTP-binding protein RhoH is translated as MLDSIKCVLVGDSAVGKTSLLVRFTSETFPDAYRPTVYENTGVDVFMDGVQISLGLWDTSGSDAFKGIRPLSYQQADVVLMCYSVANHSSFLNLRNKWIGEIRNHLPRIPVLVVATQTDQRDTGPYRSSCISPMDGKRLAQDVRAKGYLECSALSNRGVQQVFEYAVRTAVNQAKRQNRRKLFSINECKIF